The following coding sequences lie in one Oncorhynchus nerka isolate Pitt River linkage group LG14, Oner_Uvic_2.0, whole genome shotgun sequence genomic window:
- the LOC115141389 gene encoding terminal nucleotidyltransferase 5A-like: MSEEHSCTGASPITEVEKSNISVLGWEQVQRLDAILTETIPIHGRGNFPTLEMKPRQIVKVVRSRMEERNIHVRDVRLNGSAASHVLHEDSGLGYKDLDLIFCADMKGESDFQIVKDIVLDCLLDFLPDGVNKQKISPLTLKEAYVQKMVKVCNDSDRWSLISLSNNRGKNVELKFVDSLRRQFEFSVDSFQIKLDSLLLFYDCSENPMAETFHPTIVGESVFGDFDAALDHLRQKVICTRNPEEIRGGGLLKYCHLLVRGFQADSETEMKSLQRYMCSRFFIDFSDISEQQRKLESYLQNHFVGLEDRKYDYLMTLHGVVNESTVCLMGHERRQTLGLIAMLAVRVLAEQNVIPNVANVTCYYQPAAYVADGNFSNYYIAQVQPMFHCQQHAYSSWLPCN; the protein is encoded by the exons ATGTCTGAAGAACATAGTTGCACTGGTGCTAGTCCTATAACTGAGGTTGAAAAGAGCAATATCAGCGTTCTCGGCTGGGAACAAGTGCAGCGCCTTGATGCTATCCTGACAGAGACCATTCCTATCCACGGCCGTGGAAACTTCCCCACTTTGGAGATGAAACCCCGACAAATAGTGAAGGTGGTGCGTAGTCgaatggaggagaggaatatCCACGTCCGGGACGTGCGGTTAAACGGGTCTGCTGCAAGCCACGTTCTTCACGAGGATAGCGGACTGGGCTACAAGGACCTTGACCTAATCTTTTGCGCTGATATGAAAGGGGAAAGTGATTTTCAGATTGTGAAGGATATCGTTTTGGACTGTCTCCTGGACTTCTTACCTGACGGGGTGAATAAGCAGAAAATATCACCATTGACTTTAAAG GAAGCCTATGTGCAGAAGATGGTGAAGGTGTGCAATGATTCAGACCGCTGGAGCCTCATCTCACTCTCCAACAACAGAGGAAAGAACGTGGAGCTCAAGTTTGTCGACTCTCTGAGGCGGCAGTTTGAATTCAGCGTGGACTCCTTCCAGATCAAGCTGGACTCCTTGCTGCTGTTCTATGACTGCTCTGAGAACCCCATGGCCGAGACCTTCCACCCCACCATCGTGGGCGAGAGTGTGTTTGGGGACTTTGATGCTGCCCTCGACCACCTACGCCAGAAGGTGATCTGCACGCGCAACCCAGAGGAGATTCGGGGCGGCGGTCTGCTCAAGTACTGTCACCTGCTGGTAAGGGGCTTCCAAGCCGACTCCGAGACGGAGATGAAGTCCCTGCAGCGTTACATGTGCTCGCGCTTCTTCATCGACTTCTCGGATATCAGCGAGCAGCAGCGCAAGCTGGAGTCCTACCTGCAAAACCACTTTGTGGGCCTGGAGGACCGCAAGTACGACTACTTGATGACCCTGCATGGGGTGGTCAACGAGAGTACGGTGTGCCTGATGGGACATGAGAGGCGGCAGACCCTGGGGCTGATAGCCATGCTGGCGGTGCGCGTGCTGGCCGAGCAGAACGTCATTCCGAATGTGGCTAACGTCACCTGCTACTACCAGCCTGCCGCCTACGTGGCAGACGGTAACTTCAGTAACTACTACATAGCCCAGGTACAGCCCATGTTCCACTGCCAGCAGCATGCCTACTCCTCCTGGCTACCCTGCAACTGA